One window from the genome of Scatophagus argus isolate fScaArg1 chromosome 13, fScaArg1.pri, whole genome shotgun sequence encodes:
- the LOC124069373 gene encoding transcriptional repressor p66-alpha-like isoform X2: MKFMSSDSVFSSGGDTQGMSEEAVRQTRSQKRALERDAAPQSIEPSATDNESKKPKLDPSEPTPQAQNKPAPHPVVAEDGQSRTMDGSEHEKDQDEDQNQLPLPLVLPLVSRPVKDDRERTQRQQMVEPNAGNRTDCNDKASKVRTEPAMDTRTRVRLTESKASSGMLTAGEVKATIKVEVQTGEQPVDMSTSRGIKREKRPPSPEDDDVIILSDNDSPSPPVNGLSHFKELDTDLLMKSSPVERERIIKQLKEELRLEEAKLVLLKKLRQSQIQRDTIQKPSSLSGSSAPPPLIRGTITSNKGSQQILTGRSSGTVIPPPLVRGGQQVSSKHGSQIIMPPLVRGAQQIQALRQQQQQQQQLAASGGSGPPPLLLGPRTSAPAGQGQRGMVQPGLIRVGSSANTLGSPSSLKGSSSGSSSMSVVSMNDSPASRQAAAKLALRKQLEKTLLEIPPPKPPAPEFNFLPSAANNEFIYLVGLEEVVQNLLDTIHRGKTGVALNKTTVRDPFICTQCNTDFTCRWRQDKTKGGAILCEQCMSSNQKKALKAEHTNRLKSAFVKALQQEQEIEQRIFQQTSSPVSHSSSSSSSLKAEHLVSQQLKQAQVRASSLQHHHQASRGTSIVQHHSIKQSSQGQLSHGVSSVGVRGVPHSFSSSSQLQSAVAAASLVSRPGKHAHVSHRSVQNSKVSSSGLGGGRNISGGSTSSTAWKKQSNNNTGVTMAYVNPSLTGHKTSATVDARQREYLLDMIPSRSSISQTANTWK; the protein is encoded by the exons ATGAAATTTATGAGTTCCGACTCGGTTTTTTCCTCGGGAGGGGACACCCAG GGGATGTCTGAGGAGGCTGTCCGCCAGACGCGCAGCCAGAAGAGGGCGCTTGAGAGGGATGCTGCTCCCCAGTCTATAGAACCTTCGGCTACTgacaatgaaagcaaaaaacCTAAATTGGACCCGTCTGAACCCACACCACAGGCGCAAAATAAACCTGCACCCCACCCTGTAGTGGCAGAGGATGGTCAAAGCCGGACTATGGATGGATCAGAGCACGAGAAAGATCAGGACGAGGATCAGAATCAGTTGCCATTACCTTTAGTGTTACCTTTGGTCTCTCGTCCGGTTAAAGATGATCGGGAGCGAACCCAGAGACAGCAGATGGTTGAACCCAACGCAGGCAATCGGACTGATTGCAATGACAAAGCCAGCAAGGTGAGAACAGAACCAGCTATGGATACAAGGACCCGGGTCCGACTGACGGAGTCGAAGGCCTCCAGTGGCATGCTGACTGCAGGCGAAGTGAAGGCCACCATTAAAGTTGAAGTTCAGACAGGCGAGCAGCCCGTGGACATGAGCACCTCCAGAGG TATAAAGAGGGAGAAGCGACCTCCGTCCCCCGAAGATGATGATGTTATCATCTTGTCTGACAATGACTCCCCCAGTCCACCAGTGAATGGCTTGAGCCACTTTAAGGAGCTGGACACAGACCTGCTCATG AAAAGCAGCCCAGTGGAGAGGGAGCGCATCATTaagcagctgaaggaggagcTGAGACTGGAGGAAGCAAAGCTGGTGCTTCTGAAGAAACTTCGACAGAGCCAGATACAGAGGGACACTATCCAGAAG CCCTCAAGTCTGTCCGGGTCTtcggctcctcctcctctaattCGAGGAACAATTACAAGCAATAAAGGCTCTCAGCAG ATTTTAACAGGCCGGAGTTCAGGCACAGTCATCCCTCCACCACTGGtgagaggaggacagcaggtgTCTTCCAAACATGGCTCCCAGATCATAATGCCACCTCTGGTCAGGGGGGCACAG CAGATCCAGGCTCtccgtcagcagcagcagcagcagcagcagttggcTGCTTCAGGAGGTTCAGGAccccctcctctgctgctgggcCCCAGGACCTCAGCCCCTGCAGGCCAGGGCCAGAGAGGCATGGTCCAGCCAGGCCTCATCAGAGTTGGCAGTAGTGCCAACACACTG GGCTCGCCATCCAGTTTGAAGGGCTCTTCGTCAGGAAGCAGTAGCATGTCTGTGGTGAGCATGAATGACTCCCCAGCCAGCCGTCAAGCTGCAGCTAAACTCGCCCTGCGAAAACAACTGGAGAAGACTCTCCTGGAGATCCCACCACCCAAGCCTCCTGCACCAGAGTTTAACTTCCTGCCGTCTGCAGCCAATAATGAGTTCATCTATCTGGTGGGACTAGAAGAAGTGGTACAGAACCTCCTGGATACCATCCACAGAG gAAAGACAGGTGTAGCACTTAACAAGACCACTGTTAGAGACCCCTTCATCTGCACCCAGTGCAACACTGACTTCACCTGTCGCTGGAGGCAGGACAAGACAAAAGGCGGGGCAATCCTCTGTGAACAGTGCATGTCATCCAATCAGAAAAAGGCTTTGAAAGCTGAGCATACCAATAGGCTGAAAAGTGCTTTTGTCAAAGCACTGCAACAGGAGCAAGAAATAGAGCAGCGCATTTTCCAGCAGACGTCCTCACCAGTCTCCCACAGTAGCTCCTCATCCTCGTCATTGAAAGCAGAGCACCTGGTATCTCAGCAGCTGAAGCAGGCTCAGGTCAGGGCGTCCTCCCTCCAGCATCATCACCAGGCCAGCCGAGGAACCAGCATTGTTCAGCATCACTCCATCAAGCAG agCTCCCAAGGCCAGCTGTCCCATGGTGTCTCATCAGTGGGAGTGAGGGGCGTCCCccactccttctcctcctcctcccagctgCAGAGCGCAGTGGCGGCCGCATCTTTGGTCAGCCGGCCAGGTAAGCACGCCCATGTTTCCCACCGCTCTGTCCAGAATTCAAAGGTGAGCAGCAGTGGACTCGGCGGCGGCAGGAATATCAGCGGAGGTAGTACCTCATCCACTGCATGGAAGAAGCAGAGCAACAACAATACAG GAGTCACTATGGCCTATGTGAACCCCAGCCTGACAGGTCACAAGACATCAGCCACCGTCGACGCTCGTCAGAGGGAGTACCTGCTGGACATGATCCCCTCTCGCTCGTCAATCTCGCAGACTGCAAACACATGGAAATAA
- the LOC124069373 gene encoding transcriptional repressor p66 alpha-like isoform X5, with product MKFMSSDSVFSSGGDTQGMSEEAVRQTRSQKRALERDAAPQSIEPSATDNESKKPKLDPSEPTPQAQNKPAPHPVVAEDGQSRTMDGSEHEKDQDEDQNQLPLPLVLPLVSRPVKDDRERTQRQQMVEPNAGNRTDCNDKASKVRTEPAMDTRTRVRLTESKASSGMLTAGEVKATIKVEVQTGEQPVDMSTSRGIKREKRPPSPEDDDVIILSDNDSPSPPVNGLSHFKELDTDLLMKSSPVERERIIKQLKEELRLEEAKLVLLKKLRQSQIQRDTIQKPSSLSGSSAPPPLIRGTITSNKGSQQILTGRSSGTVIPPPLVRGGQQVSSKHGSQIIMPPLVRGAQPISVSPQQIQALRQQQQQQQQLAASGGSGPPPLLLGPRTSAPAGQGQRGMVQPGLIRVGSSANTLGSPSSLKGSSSGSSSMSVVSMNDSPASRQAAAKLALRKQLEKTLLEIPPPKPPAPEFNFLPSAANNEFIYLVGLEEVVQNLLDTIHRGKTGVALNKTTVRDPFICTQCNTDFTCRWRQDKTKGGAILCEQCMSSNQKKALKAEHTNRLKSAFVKALQQEQEIEQRIFQQTSSPVSHSSSSSSSLKAEHLVSQQLKQAQVRASSLQHHHQASRGTSIVQHHSIKQSSQGQLSHGVSSVGVRGVPHSFSSSSQLQSAVAAASLVSRPGVTMAYVNPSLTGHKTSATVDARQREYLLDMIPSRSSISQTANTWK from the exons ATGAAATTTATGAGTTCCGACTCGGTTTTTTCCTCGGGAGGGGACACCCAG GGGATGTCTGAGGAGGCTGTCCGCCAGACGCGCAGCCAGAAGAGGGCGCTTGAGAGGGATGCTGCTCCCCAGTCTATAGAACCTTCGGCTACTgacaatgaaagcaaaaaacCTAAATTGGACCCGTCTGAACCCACACCACAGGCGCAAAATAAACCTGCACCCCACCCTGTAGTGGCAGAGGATGGTCAAAGCCGGACTATGGATGGATCAGAGCACGAGAAAGATCAGGACGAGGATCAGAATCAGTTGCCATTACCTTTAGTGTTACCTTTGGTCTCTCGTCCGGTTAAAGATGATCGGGAGCGAACCCAGAGACAGCAGATGGTTGAACCCAACGCAGGCAATCGGACTGATTGCAATGACAAAGCCAGCAAGGTGAGAACAGAACCAGCTATGGATACAAGGACCCGGGTCCGACTGACGGAGTCGAAGGCCTCCAGTGGCATGCTGACTGCAGGCGAAGTGAAGGCCACCATTAAAGTTGAAGTTCAGACAGGCGAGCAGCCCGTGGACATGAGCACCTCCAGAGG TATAAAGAGGGAGAAGCGACCTCCGTCCCCCGAAGATGATGATGTTATCATCTTGTCTGACAATGACTCCCCCAGTCCACCAGTGAATGGCTTGAGCCACTTTAAGGAGCTGGACACAGACCTGCTCATG AAAAGCAGCCCAGTGGAGAGGGAGCGCATCATTaagcagctgaaggaggagcTGAGACTGGAGGAAGCAAAGCTGGTGCTTCTGAAGAAACTTCGACAGAGCCAGATACAGAGGGACACTATCCAGAAG CCCTCAAGTCTGTCCGGGTCTtcggctcctcctcctctaattCGAGGAACAATTACAAGCAATAAAGGCTCTCAGCAG ATTTTAACAGGCCGGAGTTCAGGCACAGTCATCCCTCCACCACTGGtgagaggaggacagcaggtgTCTTCCAAACATGGCTCCCAGATCATAATGCCACCTCTGGTCAGGGGGGCACAG CCCATCTCTGTATCTCCACAGCAGATCCAGGCTCtccgtcagcagcagcagcagcagcagcagttggcTGCTTCAGGAGGTTCAGGAccccctcctctgctgctgggcCCCAGGACCTCAGCCCCTGCAGGCCAGGGCCAGAGAGGCATGGTCCAGCCAGGCCTCATCAGAGTTGGCAGTAGTGCCAACACACTG GGCTCGCCATCCAGTTTGAAGGGCTCTTCGTCAGGAAGCAGTAGCATGTCTGTGGTGAGCATGAATGACTCCCCAGCCAGCCGTCAAGCTGCAGCTAAACTCGCCCTGCGAAAACAACTGGAGAAGACTCTCCTGGAGATCCCACCACCCAAGCCTCCTGCACCAGAGTTTAACTTCCTGCCGTCTGCAGCCAATAATGAGTTCATCTATCTGGTGGGACTAGAAGAAGTGGTACAGAACCTCCTGGATACCATCCACAGAG gAAAGACAGGTGTAGCACTTAACAAGACCACTGTTAGAGACCCCTTCATCTGCACCCAGTGCAACACTGACTTCACCTGTCGCTGGAGGCAGGACAAGACAAAAGGCGGGGCAATCCTCTGTGAACAGTGCATGTCATCCAATCAGAAAAAGGCTTTGAAAGCTGAGCATACCAATAGGCTGAAAAGTGCTTTTGTCAAAGCACTGCAACAGGAGCAAGAAATAGAGCAGCGCATTTTCCAGCAGACGTCCTCACCAGTCTCCCACAGTAGCTCCTCATCCTCGTCATTGAAAGCAGAGCACCTGGTATCTCAGCAGCTGAAGCAGGCTCAGGTCAGGGCGTCCTCCCTCCAGCATCATCACCAGGCCAGCCGAGGAACCAGCATTGTTCAGCATCACTCCATCAAGCAG agCTCCCAAGGCCAGCTGTCCCATGGTGTCTCATCAGTGGGAGTGAGGGGCGTCCCccactccttctcctcctcctcccagctgCAGAGCGCAGTGGCGGCCGCATCTTTGGTCAGCCGGCCAG GAGTCACTATGGCCTATGTGAACCCCAGCCTGACAGGTCACAAGACATCAGCCACCGTCGACGCTCGTCAGAGGGAGTACCTGCTGGACATGATCCCCTCTCGCTCGTCAATCTCGCAGACTGCAAACACATGGAAATAA
- the LOC124069373 gene encoding transcriptional repressor p66 alpha-like isoform X3, with amino-acid sequence MKFMSSDSVFSSGGDTQGMSEEAVRQTRSQKRALERDAAPQSIEPSATDNESKKPKLDPSEPTPQAQNKPAPHPVVAEDGQSRTMDGSEHEKDQDEDQNQLPLPLVLPLVSRPVKDDRERTQRQQMVEPNAGNRTDCNDKASKVRTEPAMDTRTRVRLTESKASSGMLTAGEVKATIKVEVQTGEQPVDMSTSRGIKREKRPPSPEDDDVIILSDNDSPSPPVNGLSHFKELDTDLLMKSSPVERERIIKQLKEELRLEEAKLVLLKKLRQSQIQRDTIQKPSSLSGSSAPPPLIRGTITSNKGSQQILTGRSSGTVIPPPLVRGGQQVSSKHGSQIIMPPLVRGAQIQALRQQQQQQQQLAASGGSGPPPLLLGPRTSAPAGQGQRGMVQPGLIRVGSSANTLGSPSSLKGSSSGSSSMSVVSMNDSPASRQAAAKLALRKQLEKTLLEIPPPKPPAPEFNFLPSAANNEFIYLVGLEEVVQNLLDTIHRGKTGVALNKTTVRDPFICTQCNTDFTCRWRQDKTKGGAILCEQCMSSNQKKALKAEHTNRLKSAFVKALQQEQEIEQRIFQQTSSPVSHSSSSSSSLKAEHLVSQQLKQAQVRASSLQHHHQASRGTSIVQHHSIKQSSQGQLSHGVSSVGVRGVPHSFSSSSQLQSAVAAASLVSRPGKHAHVSHRSVQNSKVSSSGLGGGRNISGGSTSSTAWKKQSNNNTGVTMAYVNPSLTGHKTSATVDARQREYLLDMIPSRSSISQTANTWK; translated from the exons ATGAAATTTATGAGTTCCGACTCGGTTTTTTCCTCGGGAGGGGACACCCAG GGGATGTCTGAGGAGGCTGTCCGCCAGACGCGCAGCCAGAAGAGGGCGCTTGAGAGGGATGCTGCTCCCCAGTCTATAGAACCTTCGGCTACTgacaatgaaagcaaaaaacCTAAATTGGACCCGTCTGAACCCACACCACAGGCGCAAAATAAACCTGCACCCCACCCTGTAGTGGCAGAGGATGGTCAAAGCCGGACTATGGATGGATCAGAGCACGAGAAAGATCAGGACGAGGATCAGAATCAGTTGCCATTACCTTTAGTGTTACCTTTGGTCTCTCGTCCGGTTAAAGATGATCGGGAGCGAACCCAGAGACAGCAGATGGTTGAACCCAACGCAGGCAATCGGACTGATTGCAATGACAAAGCCAGCAAGGTGAGAACAGAACCAGCTATGGATACAAGGACCCGGGTCCGACTGACGGAGTCGAAGGCCTCCAGTGGCATGCTGACTGCAGGCGAAGTGAAGGCCACCATTAAAGTTGAAGTTCAGACAGGCGAGCAGCCCGTGGACATGAGCACCTCCAGAGG TATAAAGAGGGAGAAGCGACCTCCGTCCCCCGAAGATGATGATGTTATCATCTTGTCTGACAATGACTCCCCCAGTCCACCAGTGAATGGCTTGAGCCACTTTAAGGAGCTGGACACAGACCTGCTCATG AAAAGCAGCCCAGTGGAGAGGGAGCGCATCATTaagcagctgaaggaggagcTGAGACTGGAGGAAGCAAAGCTGGTGCTTCTGAAGAAACTTCGACAGAGCCAGATACAGAGGGACACTATCCAGAAG CCCTCAAGTCTGTCCGGGTCTtcggctcctcctcctctaattCGAGGAACAATTACAAGCAATAAAGGCTCTCAGCAG ATTTTAACAGGCCGGAGTTCAGGCACAGTCATCCCTCCACCACTGGtgagaggaggacagcaggtgTCTTCCAAACATGGCTCCCAGATCATAATGCCACCTCTGGTCAGGGGGGCACAG ATCCAGGCTCtccgtcagcagcagcagcagcagcagcagttggcTGCTTCAGGAGGTTCAGGAccccctcctctgctgctgggcCCCAGGACCTCAGCCCCTGCAGGCCAGGGCCAGAGAGGCATGGTCCAGCCAGGCCTCATCAGAGTTGGCAGTAGTGCCAACACACTG GGCTCGCCATCCAGTTTGAAGGGCTCTTCGTCAGGAAGCAGTAGCATGTCTGTGGTGAGCATGAATGACTCCCCAGCCAGCCGTCAAGCTGCAGCTAAACTCGCCCTGCGAAAACAACTGGAGAAGACTCTCCTGGAGATCCCACCACCCAAGCCTCCTGCACCAGAGTTTAACTTCCTGCCGTCTGCAGCCAATAATGAGTTCATCTATCTGGTGGGACTAGAAGAAGTGGTACAGAACCTCCTGGATACCATCCACAGAG gAAAGACAGGTGTAGCACTTAACAAGACCACTGTTAGAGACCCCTTCATCTGCACCCAGTGCAACACTGACTTCACCTGTCGCTGGAGGCAGGACAAGACAAAAGGCGGGGCAATCCTCTGTGAACAGTGCATGTCATCCAATCAGAAAAAGGCTTTGAAAGCTGAGCATACCAATAGGCTGAAAAGTGCTTTTGTCAAAGCACTGCAACAGGAGCAAGAAATAGAGCAGCGCATTTTCCAGCAGACGTCCTCACCAGTCTCCCACAGTAGCTCCTCATCCTCGTCATTGAAAGCAGAGCACCTGGTATCTCAGCAGCTGAAGCAGGCTCAGGTCAGGGCGTCCTCCCTCCAGCATCATCACCAGGCCAGCCGAGGAACCAGCATTGTTCAGCATCACTCCATCAAGCAG agCTCCCAAGGCCAGCTGTCCCATGGTGTCTCATCAGTGGGAGTGAGGGGCGTCCCccactccttctcctcctcctcccagctgCAGAGCGCAGTGGCGGCCGCATCTTTGGTCAGCCGGCCAGGTAAGCACGCCCATGTTTCCCACCGCTCTGTCCAGAATTCAAAGGTGAGCAGCAGTGGACTCGGCGGCGGCAGGAATATCAGCGGAGGTAGTACCTCATCCACTGCATGGAAGAAGCAGAGCAACAACAATACAG GAGTCACTATGGCCTATGTGAACCCCAGCCTGACAGGTCACAAGACATCAGCCACCGTCGACGCTCGTCAGAGGGAGTACCTGCTGGACATGATCCCCTCTCGCTCGTCAATCTCGCAGACTGCAAACACATGGAAATAA
- the LOC124069373 gene encoding transcriptional repressor p66 alpha-like isoform X1, producing the protein MKFMSSDSVFSSGGDTQGMSEEAVRQTRSQKRALERDAAPQSIEPSATDNESKKPKLDPSEPTPQAQNKPAPHPVVAEDGQSRTMDGSEHEKDQDEDQNQLPLPLVLPLVSRPVKDDRERTQRQQMVEPNAGNRTDCNDKASKVRTEPAMDTRTRVRLTESKASSGMLTAGEVKATIKVEVQTGEQPVDMSTSRGIKREKRPPSPEDDDVIILSDNDSPSPPVNGLSHFKELDTDLLMKSSPVERERIIKQLKEELRLEEAKLVLLKKLRQSQIQRDTIQKPSSLSGSSAPPPLIRGTITSNKGSQQILTGRSSGTVIPPPLVRGGQQVSSKHGSQIIMPPLVRGAQPISVSPQQIQALRQQQQQQQQLAASGGSGPPPLLLGPRTSAPAGQGQRGMVQPGLIRVGSSANTLGSPSSLKGSSSGSSSMSVVSMNDSPASRQAAAKLALRKQLEKTLLEIPPPKPPAPEFNFLPSAANNEFIYLVGLEEVVQNLLDTIHRGKTGVALNKTTVRDPFICTQCNTDFTCRWRQDKTKGGAILCEQCMSSNQKKALKAEHTNRLKSAFVKALQQEQEIEQRIFQQTSSPVSHSSSSSSSLKAEHLVSQQLKQAQVRASSLQHHHQASRGTSIVQHHSIKQSSQGQLSHGVSSVGVRGVPHSFSSSSQLQSAVAAASLVSRPGKHAHVSHRSVQNSKVSSSGLGGGRNISGGSTSSTAWKKQSNNNTGVTMAYVNPSLTGHKTSATVDARQREYLLDMIPSRSSISQTANTWK; encoded by the exons ATGAAATTTATGAGTTCCGACTCGGTTTTTTCCTCGGGAGGGGACACCCAG GGGATGTCTGAGGAGGCTGTCCGCCAGACGCGCAGCCAGAAGAGGGCGCTTGAGAGGGATGCTGCTCCCCAGTCTATAGAACCTTCGGCTACTgacaatgaaagcaaaaaacCTAAATTGGACCCGTCTGAACCCACACCACAGGCGCAAAATAAACCTGCACCCCACCCTGTAGTGGCAGAGGATGGTCAAAGCCGGACTATGGATGGATCAGAGCACGAGAAAGATCAGGACGAGGATCAGAATCAGTTGCCATTACCTTTAGTGTTACCTTTGGTCTCTCGTCCGGTTAAAGATGATCGGGAGCGAACCCAGAGACAGCAGATGGTTGAACCCAACGCAGGCAATCGGACTGATTGCAATGACAAAGCCAGCAAGGTGAGAACAGAACCAGCTATGGATACAAGGACCCGGGTCCGACTGACGGAGTCGAAGGCCTCCAGTGGCATGCTGACTGCAGGCGAAGTGAAGGCCACCATTAAAGTTGAAGTTCAGACAGGCGAGCAGCCCGTGGACATGAGCACCTCCAGAGG TATAAAGAGGGAGAAGCGACCTCCGTCCCCCGAAGATGATGATGTTATCATCTTGTCTGACAATGACTCCCCCAGTCCACCAGTGAATGGCTTGAGCCACTTTAAGGAGCTGGACACAGACCTGCTCATG AAAAGCAGCCCAGTGGAGAGGGAGCGCATCATTaagcagctgaaggaggagcTGAGACTGGAGGAAGCAAAGCTGGTGCTTCTGAAGAAACTTCGACAGAGCCAGATACAGAGGGACACTATCCAGAAG CCCTCAAGTCTGTCCGGGTCTtcggctcctcctcctctaattCGAGGAACAATTACAAGCAATAAAGGCTCTCAGCAG ATTTTAACAGGCCGGAGTTCAGGCACAGTCATCCCTCCACCACTGGtgagaggaggacagcaggtgTCTTCCAAACATGGCTCCCAGATCATAATGCCACCTCTGGTCAGGGGGGCACAG CCCATCTCTGTATCTCCACAGCAGATCCAGGCTCtccgtcagcagcagcagcagcagcagcagttggcTGCTTCAGGAGGTTCAGGAccccctcctctgctgctgggcCCCAGGACCTCAGCCCCTGCAGGCCAGGGCCAGAGAGGCATGGTCCAGCCAGGCCTCATCAGAGTTGGCAGTAGTGCCAACACACTG GGCTCGCCATCCAGTTTGAAGGGCTCTTCGTCAGGAAGCAGTAGCATGTCTGTGGTGAGCATGAATGACTCCCCAGCCAGCCGTCAAGCTGCAGCTAAACTCGCCCTGCGAAAACAACTGGAGAAGACTCTCCTGGAGATCCCACCACCCAAGCCTCCTGCACCAGAGTTTAACTTCCTGCCGTCTGCAGCCAATAATGAGTTCATCTATCTGGTGGGACTAGAAGAAGTGGTACAGAACCTCCTGGATACCATCCACAGAG gAAAGACAGGTGTAGCACTTAACAAGACCACTGTTAGAGACCCCTTCATCTGCACCCAGTGCAACACTGACTTCACCTGTCGCTGGAGGCAGGACAAGACAAAAGGCGGGGCAATCCTCTGTGAACAGTGCATGTCATCCAATCAGAAAAAGGCTTTGAAAGCTGAGCATACCAATAGGCTGAAAAGTGCTTTTGTCAAAGCACTGCAACAGGAGCAAGAAATAGAGCAGCGCATTTTCCAGCAGACGTCCTCACCAGTCTCCCACAGTAGCTCCTCATCCTCGTCATTGAAAGCAGAGCACCTGGTATCTCAGCAGCTGAAGCAGGCTCAGGTCAGGGCGTCCTCCCTCCAGCATCATCACCAGGCCAGCCGAGGAACCAGCATTGTTCAGCATCACTCCATCAAGCAG agCTCCCAAGGCCAGCTGTCCCATGGTGTCTCATCAGTGGGAGTGAGGGGCGTCCCccactccttctcctcctcctcccagctgCAGAGCGCAGTGGCGGCCGCATCTTTGGTCAGCCGGCCAGGTAAGCACGCCCATGTTTCCCACCGCTCTGTCCAGAATTCAAAGGTGAGCAGCAGTGGACTCGGCGGCGGCAGGAATATCAGCGGAGGTAGTACCTCATCCACTGCATGGAAGAAGCAGAGCAACAACAATACAG GAGTCACTATGGCCTATGTGAACCCCAGCCTGACAGGTCACAAGACATCAGCCACCGTCGACGCTCGTCAGAGGGAGTACCTGCTGGACATGATCCCCTCTCGCTCGTCAATCTCGCAGACTGCAAACACATGGAAATAA